Genomic DNA from uncultured Desulfuromusa sp.:
GCGAGGTTACCGGCCACAACAACAGTGACGGCATCAATGCTTCGAATGGCGCTGGAACCGGAGCAGCACAGACATTATCTGAATATGGCGTTGAAGCTCTTTATACCGGGAAAGTGGGTCCAAAAGCGGCAGACGTGTTGAATCAGGCCAATATTCCTTATTTTGAAAATATTTCGGGAACTGTTCAGAACGTGCTTGACCAGATACAAAATGGCAATATCCTGACGAATAACACTGCGAACCATGATGCACCGGTTGAGAGTCAGGAAACAATAAATCAAAAC
This window encodes:
- a CDS encoding NifB/NifX family molybdenum-iron cluster-binding protein, which codes for MLIAITAQENSLQAEIDPRFGRAAYYMIINTETGEVTGHNNSDGINASNGAGTGAAQTLSEYGVEALYTGKVGPKAADVLNQANIPYFENISGTVQNVLDQIQNGNILTNNTANHDAPVESQETINQNSTVAPQCSGALPATGRGMGLGRGQGMGKGRGQGMGSGRGAGRGQGRGGCRR